Genomic segment of Drosophila ananassae strain 14024-0371.13 chromosome 2L, ASM1763931v2, whole genome shotgun sequence:
TTGTTGTCCTACACCAACGAGGATCAGTCGCTCACTAAGTCTAACATCGATGTGGTATCGCCACTGGGGTAAGTTTCTTACATTTCACAAATTGAGGAAGAGACTTAGGCTGAGAGGCACTTGCATAGGTATGAGGGCCACATCCGGAGCCTGGTGTACCGCGAGCGGGATCGACTGGCGGCCGAGCTAAGAGACTATGCCAGGCGGCTGGAGATGAACCGACTCTACTCTGAATCCTTGGAGGGCATAATCGAGGCCAACAAGGAGGCCAATGTCAAGATGCGGCACCAACTGCGAATAATCGAGGTGGAGCAGTACCGAGTGGAGAACGCACACCAGCAGGAGATTATTGCCTACGAGGATAGGATCGTGTCCATGGGCAAGGAAATGGAGACCCTGTTCCACCGTAACCAGGATCTGTCGTACAGGGACAAGCAGCTGGCTGAGCTAAGCAACGCCTACGACGGCCTGAAGCTGCGCTGCGATCGTCTGAGCCGGGAAAATGTGACCCTGTCCCAGGTGAACCACACCAACGAGGAGGAGAGGTTCAAATTGCAGAGCAGCGTGAAGATGCTCGAGCGCTTGAACAACACCCAGCGTCGCACCATAGCAGAGCTGACGGTGGCCAGGAAGCAGGCCGAGCGAGAGATCAAAAAGAAGAACGACGAGACCATGTTCCTGGAACGAAGGTTCTTCCAGTTGTCCAAAAAGAACACGGAACTCCAAAACCAGGCATACCTTAACAAGTAAGTGAAGCTGATTAACCCTTTCCCAGATCCTTAACTCACGAAATGATATCCAAAAGCAATGAAATCAAGGTGCAGGAGAAGAAGATAGTGATTGCCAATTCGAAGCTGGACGATGCCATTCATCAGAGGGACGACATGGTCCGCACCCGGGAGAAGCTCCGAATGGAGATCACCCGCCTGAACGACATGGTCGCTGGGATAAAGCATGAGATGTCCGTGTTGCGCCACCAGATGCAGGACGTCCAGGAAGACCTTCACCGGGCCAACAAGCAGCTCGACGACAAGGAGGCGCAGGTGATCAAGGCCCAGCGCGAGAAGCGGGAGGTGGTTGCGGAGCTGAATGAGGCCTTCAAGAAGATTGATGGCCTGGAGGGTGAGCACGGCTGGCTCCAGTCCTGCCTTCAATTAATCCATCTTCCTTTTTCCGTTTAGAGTCTCTGTCGATTAAGACCGAACGCCTCGAGATAGTCCAGGCGGAGCTGCAGCAGAAGCACATGGACTACATGAACGCCAAGAAGCAGATGGAGATCATCCATTCGGAGAAGGTGATGCTGCTGAAGACGATGGACCTGTGCTCGCGGGATCGCACCACGCTGCAGAACACAATGGCAAAGTTGACCCACCAGATCAACCAGTTGACCAGTACGTTGGCCCTCAACGAAAAGGAGATTTCCACACTCCGCAACCAGATCGAGCAGCTGAACAGGACCacgaagcagaagcagaacgAGATCCATTCCAAGGAACGCCTGTTGGGCAGCACTCGCGCCGACTTGCGGGAGATGAAGATCCGGGCGGAGCAGTTGCAGCACACCATCGATGCCGACGACCAACGCTTCAAGACGATGTCCTGTGCCGTGGAAGAGCTGAACAAGGAGAAGAGTTTGGTGGGACTGCAGATGGTCAGGCGGAACGATGAACTGCGTCTGCTTAAGGAGCGCGTGTCTATGATGCGGCAAGCCATCAATCGGGGCACCATGCAGTACAACCAGCGCTTGGAGGACATACGGCTGCTCAAGCTCGAGGTGGCCAACGTGCGAATGTCCCACGAATGCATGCAGCGCGAGGTGGGCAAGAAGGGCGCCCTGCGGCGGGATGTGATTAGGCTGGAGCGGATGCTCAACCAAGAGAGGCTGCGGGTGACCGCATATGGGGAGGAGCTGGCCCGTCCCTGTCGCATCCACCGCTGGCGCGTCCTCCTCGGcaaggatccgaagcagtacGAGCTGCTGCGCAAGGTCCAGACTTTGTTGCGCCGGAATATTAAGCTTTCCCTCGAGCGGGAGAATATGGCCAAGGAGCTGGAGGAATCGAAGCGGCAGTACGAAGGCCTCAAGCGTACTATCAAGCACATGCCCGATCCCAGCGTGCGGGAGAAGCTCTGCGTCCAGCAGCGCATCAACCGCAAACAGAGCCGACGCCTTAAGGCTGCCACTGCGGAGCT
This window contains:
- the LOC6505597 gene encoding cilia- and flagella-associated protein 58; amino-acid sequence: MKGAVKIAESTKEKHKKTKAKSKHGKGSIASFKASMSNSSLLSIVEQVPEVNDAAQMDLLLDLNSGFFESSYQFVQALFAKSSLLAAKFKYYVDILSRLHSHYASEVAEGKAMQSKIQNADEKLQLALRTTATSEAMMEHLRESLEDAWRSEDATKNRKEMLQIQLLSYTNEDQSLTKSNIDVVSPLGYEGHIRSLVYRERDRLAAELRDYARRLEMNRLYSESLEGIIEANKEANVKMRHQLRIIEVEQYRVENAHQQEIIAYEDRIVSMGKEMETLFHRNQDLSYRDKQLAELSNAYDGLKLRCDRLSRENVTLSQVNHTNEEERFKLQSSVKMLERLNNTQRRTIAELTVARKQAEREIKKKNDETMFLERRFFQLSKKNTELQNQAYLNNNEIKVQEKKIVIANSKLDDAIHQRDDMVRTREKLRMEITRLNDMVAGIKHEMSVLRHQMQDVQEDLHRANKQLDDKEAQVIKAQREKREVVAELNEAFKKIDGLEESLSIKTERLEIVQAELQQKHMDYMNAKKQMEIIHSEKVMLLKTMDLCSRDRTTLQNTMAKLTHQINQLTSTLALNEKEISTLRNQIEQLNRTTKQKQNEIHSKERLLGSTRADLREMKIRAEQLQHTIDADDQRFKTMSCAVEELNKEKSLVGLQMVRRNDELRLLKERVSMMRQAINRGTMQYNQRLEDIRLLKLEVANVRMSHECMQREVGKKGALRRDVIRLERMLNQERLRVTAYGEELARPCRIHRWRVLLGKDPKQYELLRKVQTLLRRNIKLSLERENMAKELEESKRQYEGLKRTIKHMPDPSVREKLCVQQRINRKQSRRLKAATAELRINEIELKARERLIDGFQDQLRQKIRARGSGDGKDPAAMAIDERFMDTIYDSSTSNHGIKLKYCKKNMNRALSSDKDVYGSHLSVNS